Proteins from a genomic interval of Microbacterium esteraromaticum:
- a CDS encoding aminotransferase class I/II-fold pyridoxal phosphate-dependent enzyme → MDDQITGSTAAEIADSVRGLRERGTLRPGDALPPVRELAVRLGINRNTAVAAYRQLAGAGLVISRGRAGTLIAGAESVAQEGLADTVLHDIASGNPDPALIPDPTPALSRIVGRPVLYGEPVIDAALEAWTREWMHADLHRDDLTICVTSGAVDAVERLLAQALMRDDAVALEDPCFLASIHTVRLGGYRAVPVPVDDEGMTVEGLRAALDAGVRAIISTPRAQNPTGVTLTPERAAALREVLADHPYVLIIEDDHFSLLSPHAYATLIGPQHRRYALVRSVSKFLGPDMCLALAATDPTTAERLSLRLSPGTTWVSHLLQRLAHAQLTDASARTQISTASAHYAERNAAFAAALETHGISTSSVDGLSLWVRLTAPARTTAERLMRRGWLARTGDEFCIDESSPASHHLRLTVHDLSDADAARLIDDLVAAQR, encoded by the coding sequence AATCAATCGCAACACCGCCGTCGCCGCCTACCGTCAGCTCGCCGGGGCCGGACTCGTCATCTCCCGCGGCCGAGCCGGCACGCTGATCGCCGGTGCCGAGAGCGTCGCGCAAGAGGGCCTCGCCGATACCGTGCTGCACGACATCGCCTCGGGCAACCCCGACCCAGCGCTCATCCCCGACCCGACCCCCGCGCTCAGCCGCATCGTGGGGCGTCCCGTACTGTACGGCGAACCGGTCATCGACGCGGCGCTCGAAGCGTGGACCCGTGAGTGGATGCACGCCGATCTGCACCGCGACGATCTCACCATCTGCGTCACCAGCGGAGCCGTCGACGCCGTGGAACGACTGCTCGCCCAGGCGCTGATGCGCGATGATGCCGTCGCGCTCGAAGACCCCTGCTTCCTGGCGAGCATCCATACGGTGCGCCTGGGCGGCTACCGCGCCGTGCCCGTGCCGGTCGATGACGAGGGCATGACCGTCGAGGGGTTGCGTGCGGCGCTCGACGCCGGCGTCCGCGCCATCATCAGCACGCCCCGTGCGCAGAACCCGACCGGTGTCACCCTCACACCCGAGCGCGCCGCCGCGCTGCGCGAGGTTCTGGCCGATCACCCGTACGTGCTCATCATCGAGGACGATCACTTCTCGCTGCTCTCCCCGCACGCGTACGCGACCCTCATCGGCCCTCAGCACCGCCGCTACGCGCTCGTTCGCTCGGTGTCGAAGTTCCTCGGTCCCGATATGTGCCTCGCCCTCGCCGCGACCGATCCCACGACGGCAGAACGACTCTCTTTGCGTCTGAGCCCCGGCACGACCTGGGTCAGCCATCTGCTGCAGCGTCTGGCGCACGCTCAGCTGACCGATGCGTCGGCGAGGACGCAGATCTCGACGGCATCCGCGCACTACGCAGAGCGCAACGCCGCCTTCGCCGCCGCGCTCGAGACGCACGGCATCTCGACGAGTTCCGTCGACGGGCTGAGCCTGTGGGTGCGATTGACGGCCCCCGCACGCACGACCGCCGAGCGCCTGATGCGGCGGGGGTGGTTGGCGCGCACGGGCGACGAGTTCTGCATCGACGAATCCTCGCCCGCGTCGCACCACCTGCGATTGACGGTGCACGATCTGTCGGATGCCGACGCCGCGCGTCTGATCGATGATCTGGTCGCCGCGCAGCGCTGA
- the pdxY gene encoding pyridoxal kinase PdxY, which produces MKILSIQSAVAHGHVGNSAAVFPLQRIGVDVLPVYTVNFSNHTGYGAWRGPMIDPTDVREVITGISDRGVMPEIDAVLSGYQGGEGIADVIIDAVAQVKAANPNAVYACDPVMGNAKSGCFVAPAIPDLLRDRVVPVADIITPNQFELGFLTGTEPDTLDSTLASVDAAMAMGPSTVLVTSVERPDRDEGTIEMLAVDGKGAWLVATPHLPMKANGSGDVTAALFTAHYVSTGDAKLALERTVSSVFDLLQATLDSGDRELRLIESQERYANPRMQFTARQVR; this is translated from the coding sequence ATGAAGATCCTCTCGATCCAGTCGGCCGTCGCTCACGGGCACGTCGGCAACTCCGCCGCCGTCTTCCCGTTGCAGCGCATCGGTGTCGATGTGCTGCCGGTTTACACGGTGAACTTCTCGAACCACACCGGGTACGGGGCGTGGCGCGGACCGATGATCGACCCGACCGACGTGCGCGAGGTCATCACCGGCATCAGTGACCGCGGCGTGATGCCCGAGATCGACGCCGTGCTCAGCGGCTACCAGGGTGGCGAGGGCATTGCCGACGTCATCATCGACGCCGTCGCACAGGTGAAGGCGGCGAATCCGAACGCCGTGTACGCGTGCGACCCGGTGATGGGCAACGCCAAGTCGGGCTGCTTCGTCGCTCCCGCGATCCCCGACCTGCTGCGCGATCGCGTCGTGCCCGTGGCCGACATCATCACCCCGAACCAGTTCGAGCTCGGCTTCCTGACGGGAACCGAGCCCGACACCCTGGATTCCACCCTGGCCTCGGTTGACGCCGCGATGGCCATGGGACCGTCGACCGTGCTGGTCACCTCGGTCGAGCGCCCTGACCGCGACGAGGGAACGATCGAGATGCTCGCCGTCGACGGCAAGGGCGCCTGGCTCGTCGCCACACCGCACCTCCCGATGAAGGCCAATGGCTCGGGAGACGTGACGGCGGCGCTGTTCACAGCACACTACGTCTCGACCGGCGATGCGAAGCTCGCGCTCGAGCGCACGGTGTCGAGCGTGTTCGACTTGCTGCAGGCGACCCTCGACTCCGGGGATCGCGAACTGCGCCTGATCGAATCGCAGGAACGCTACGCCAACCCGCGGATGCAATTCACCGCACGGCAGGTGCGCTGA